The Mercurialis annua linkage group LG2, ddMerAnnu1.2, whole genome shotgun sequence genome contains a region encoding:
- the LOC126667389 gene encoding uncharacterized protein LOC126667389, whose product MCNKNIECLNKNQSDNPVVVVVDYHYHHQQNIHLVMDTDSSTTVVASNAAADETVPAPRVKFLCSFLGNIMPRPQDGKLRYVGGETRIVSLPRDISFEDLMGKMRELYDGAAVLKYQQPDEDLDALVSVVNDDDVTNMMEEYDKLDSGDGFTRLRIFLFSYPDQDGSLHYVDGDEKESEKRYVDALNNLNDGADFRRQLGESPLIGAVEDMHLQEQFCSPMNLDGGLHSQRISDMLIPQYNLHHVAIPQRYNEMEGQWSPGYYSPRHHGYHDPRPLPEFQNSPPSRYRMQFGEYPERGMDRLPEEYGRSQMNHHPAYEHHTPFADNVVWMPPGPIAGDKAGFPGNLLHGHSVVEGSSSCEHCRVPFQRNQLHLEQPNIGSAFQQVANPCNECHSSREHFMLNLDPKVHYAMYPKDQNDPRSICNEAHSHERGWSPQHQLSPRGEEARTIFSGVGRINEHYIIDGPGINYPLGNANLVDGHHTSSSYMHQRPGHEFSNEIFHDQAAAAAHHLHIPSEERAVRHGNFPYGYGAENLYPVSHGHPHSWRNVHNQVHGTPFETSSASSQVNGTVNPALLRGALEGSQRIGSGMDNQLSRTEFSQKIMGFDGATTPEYCYSHPLKVPSNQYIPETKQMFTPETARPPLPREMRNSSAISSASGCNPELSCSSITEATKMEEKPVLGMEKDANYEEKADELGAPDIFPTEQDTVPHTNGEAAYVESVNSSSSKHTEGTGDFKKISDCETPAITGNRTLSLDRLSFLPDLIASVKKAALEEAEEVKAIVNDNEHSSESKEATLSESEVVNAHEEADLDSENDNINTNEIEPTKAEAEAIERGLQTIRNDDLEEIRELGSGTYGAVYHGKWKGSDVAIKRIKASCFAGRPSERERLIADFWKEALILSSLHHPNVVSFYGIVRDGPDGSLATVTEFMVNGSLKQFLQKKDRTIDRRKRLILAMDAAFGMEYLHGKNIVHFDLKCENLLVNMRDPQRPVCKIGDLGLSKVKQHTLVSGGVRGTLPWMAPELLSGKSHMVTEKIDVYSFGIVMWEVLTGEEPYAGLHCASIIGGIVNNSLRPEIPTWCDPEWKSLMESCWAADPSERPSFSEISRKLRNMAAAINVK is encoded by the exons ATGTGTAACAAAAACATTGAATGTTTGAATAAGAATCAGAGCGATAACcctgttgttgttgttgttgattatcattatcatcatcaacaaaataTTCACTTGGTGATGGATACTGATTCTTCCACTACTGTTGTTGCCTCTAATGCTGCTGCTGATGAGACTGTCCCCGCGCCCCGTGTTAAGTTTTTATGTAGCTTCTTAGGTAATATTATGCCTAGGCCGCAAGACGGGAAGTTACGCTACGTGGGCGGGGAGACTCGGATTGTTAGTTTGCCTAGGGATATTAGTTTTGAGGATTTGATGGGGAAAATGAGGGAGCTCTATGATGGGGCAGCTGTTTTGAAGTATCAACAGCCCGATGAGGATCTTGATGCATTGGTTTCTGTTGTGAATGATGATGATGTGACTAATATGATGGAGGAGTATGATAAGTTGGATTCTGGGGATGGGTTTACTAGGCTTAGGATTTTTCTGTTTTCGTATCCGGACCAGGATGGTTCGTTGCATTATGTTGATGGGGATGAGAAGGAGTCTGAGAAGAGGTATGTTGATGCATTGAATAATTTGAATGATGGAGCTGATTTTAGAAGGCAGCTAGGAGAGTCTCCGTTGATTGGTGCGGTTGAAGATATGCATTTGCAGGAACAGTTTTGTAGTCCGATGAATCTTGATGGCGGTCTTCATAGCCAGAGGATCTCAGACATGCTCATACCACAGTATAATTTGCATCATGTTGCAATTCCTCAGAGGTATAATGAAATGGAGGGTCAATGGAGTCCTGGATATTATTCTCCTAGACATCATGGTTACCATGATCCAAGACCTTTGCCAGAATTTCAAAATTCTCCTCCTTCGCGATATCGAATGCAGTTTGGAGAATATCCTGAGAGAGGCATGGATAGACTTCCTGAAGAATATGGTCGGTCACAGATGAATCATCATCCTGCTTATGAGCACCATACACCATTTGCTGATAATGTAGTATGGATGCCCCCAGGACCCATAGCTGGTGATAAGGCTGGTTTTCCTGGTAACTTGCTGCATGGCCATAGTGTTGTTGAAGGGAGCAGTTCTTGTGAGCACTGCCGAGTCCCTTTTCAAAGAAATCAACTTCATTTGGAGCAGCCTAATATAGGAAGTGCATTTCAGCAGGTTGCTAATCCATGTAATGAGTGCCACTCCAGTAGAGAACatttcatgctaaatttagaTCCAAAGGTGCATTATGCAATGTATCCCAAAGATCAGAATGATCCGCGATCCATTTGTAATGAAGCTCATAGCCATGAAAGAGGATGGAGTCCGCAGCATCAGTTGAGCCCTCGTGGAGAAGAAGCCAGAACCATTTTCTCTGGAGTTGGACGGATTAATGAGCACTATATCATAGATGGTCCTGGTATTAATTATCCTCTTGGGAATGCCAATTTGGTTGATGGCCATCATACATCCTCTAGTTATATGCATCAGCGACCAGGACATGAATTCAGTAATGAAATCTTTCATGATCAAGCTGCAGCTGCTGCGCACCACCTACACATCCCTTCAGAAGAACGGGCTGTTCGGCATGGAAATTTTCCTTACGGTTATGGAGCAGAAAATCTTTACCCCGTGTCACATGGCCATCCACACTCATGGAGAAATGTTCATAATCAAGTGCATGGTACACCTTTTGAAACATCCAGTGCATCTTCACAGGTGAATGGTACAGTTAATCCAGCTCTTCTTAGGGGCGCATTGGAAGGGAGTCAAAGGATTGGTTCTGGCATGGATAATCAGCTATCTAGGACGGAGTTCTCACAGAAAATTATGGGTTTCGATGGAGCAACAACCCCAGAATACTGTTACAGTCATCCTTTGAAAGTACCCTCAAATCAATATATTCCAGAGACTAAGCAAATGTTTACTCCAGAAACTGCACGGCCCCCGCTTCCACGTGAAATGCGGAACTCTTCTGCAATTTCGAGTGCTTCTGGGTGTAATCCAGAGTTAAGTTGTAGCAGCATTACTGAGGCGACAAAGATGGAGGAGAAACCTGTCCTAGGCATGGAAAAAGATGCAAATTATGAAGAAAAGGCTGATGAATTAGGAGCGCCGGACATATTTCCCACCGAGCAAGACACGGTTCCTCATACCAATGGGGAGGCTGCATATGTGGAGTCCGTCAATTCCAGTTCCTCAAAGCATACTGAAGGAACTGGTGATTTTAAGAAAATAAGTGACTGTGAAACTCCAGCTATTACAGGCAATAGAACGCTGTCACTTGACCGATTAAGTTTTTTGCCTGATCTTATTGCGTCTGTAAAGAAGGCAGCATTGGAAGAAGCTGAGGAGGTGAAAGCAATAGTCAATGACAATGAGCATAGTTCAGAATCAAAAGAAGCAACATTAAGTGAATCTGAAGTAGTG AATGCCCATGAAGAAGCAGACTTGGATTCTGAAAATGACAACATAAACACTAATGAAATTGAGCCAACAAAGGCTGAGGCAGAAGCTATTGAAAGGGGATTACAG ACAATAAGAAATGATGATCTTGAGGAGATCCGCGAATTAGGTTCTGGAACATATGGAGCTGTTTATCATGGGAAATGGAAGGGTTCTGATGTAGCTATAAAGAGAATAAAAGCCAGCTGCTTTGCTGGGAGGCCTTCTGAAAGAGAGCGTTTG ATTGCGGATTTCTGGAAGGAGGCTTTAATATTGAGCTCATTACACCATCCAAATGTTGTTTCTTTCTATGGCATAGTTCGTGACGGTCCTGATGGTTCTTTAGCAACTGTCACAGAATTTATGGTTAATGGTTCTTTGAAACAATTTTTGCAGAAAAAAGATAG AACCATTGATCGTCGTAAGAGACTCATCTTAGCTATGGACGCCGCATTTGGGATGGAATATTTACATGGGAAGAATATTGTTCATTTTGATCTGAAGTGTGAAAATCTCTTGGTAAACATGAGAGATCCACAACGGCCTGTTTGCAAG ATTGGTGATTTGGGCTTATCAAAGGTGAAACAGCACACCTTGGTATCAGGCGGTGTTCGCGGAACTTTACCCTGGATGGCACCCGAGCTTCTGAGTGGGAAAAGCCATATGGTGACAGAGAAG ATTGATGTATACTCATTTGGAATTGTCATGTGGGAGGTGCTAACTGGGGAAGAACCTTATGCTGGTTTGCATTGTGCCTCCATAATCG GAGGAATTGTGAACAACTCACTGCGTCCAGAAATCCCAACATGGTGTGATCCGGAATGGAAGTCATTGATGGAAAGTTGTTGGGCTGCTGATCCATCAGAAAGGCCATCATTTTCAGAAATATCTCGGAAACTGAGGAACATGGCTGCTGCTATTAATGTCAAATAA